A single region of the Nocardioides sp. W7 genome encodes:
- a CDS encoding SRPBCC family protein: MAEQTTSSIVIDAAPAAVMAVIADFEAYPTWAKGMKTVEVTVPGADGRAEQVFFALDVSPIKDEYTLAYTWDGDREVTWTLVEGKMLRALDGAYVLRDLGNGSTEVTYRLALDVSIPLIGMLKRKGEKILIDTALKGLKKRVESA; encoded by the coding sequence ATGGCCGAACAGACCACGTCCTCCATCGTGATCGACGCCGCCCCCGCAGCCGTGATGGCGGTGATCGCGGACTTCGAGGCCTATCCCACCTGGGCCAAGGGGATGAAGACCGTCGAGGTCACCGTCCCGGGCGCGGACGGTCGGGCCGAGCAGGTCTTCTTCGCCCTCGACGTCTCGCCGATCAAGGACGAGTACACCCTCGCCTACACCTGGGACGGCGACCGCGAGGTCACCTGGACCCTGGTCGAGGGCAAGATGCTGCGCGCCCTCGACGGGGCCTACGTCCTGCGCGACCTCGGCAACGGCAGCACCGAGGTGACCTACCGGCTGGCCCTCGACGTGTCGATACCGCTGATCGGCATGCTCAAGCGCAAGGGCGAGAAGATCCTCATCGATACCGCGCTCAAAGGGCTGAAGAAGCGCGTCGAGTCGGCGTAG
- a CDS encoding ArsA family ATPase: MRILLFTGKGGVGKSTVAAGTAALSAAGGHRTLVLSTDAAHSLADAYGVAVGAEPTEVAERLFVQQVDAQLRFQQSWAEIQGYLLSVLDVAGVDPVAAEELTVIPGAEEVLALLELRLHARSGAWDVIVVDCAPTAETLRLLALPEALGWYMQRVFPAERRIVKALRPVLNRAAGVPMPGDRVFDAVERLHAELDEVRQLLSGPEASVRLVLTPESIVLAEARRSYTTLSLYGYRVDGVVANRVFPAEDADDWRAGWVLAQDDVLVQVEQSFDGLPIWRSVYRPREPVGVAALTDLAREVYGDSDPLAPPAGDGPFRIRRTSSGAVLHLALPHVTRADVDLARNGDDLVVTVGSYRRVLTLPSSLARLQVAGARVEAGELQVRFREVAAAPEKERA; this comes from the coding sequence GTGCGCATCCTTCTGTTCACCGGCAAGGGCGGGGTCGGCAAGTCGACGGTCGCCGCGGGGACGGCCGCGCTGTCGGCGGCGGGCGGCCACCGGACCCTGGTGCTCTCCACCGACGCGGCCCACTCGCTCGCCGACGCGTACGGCGTCGCCGTCGGGGCCGAGCCGACCGAGGTCGCCGAGCGGCTCTTCGTGCAACAGGTCGACGCGCAGCTGCGGTTCCAGCAGTCCTGGGCGGAGATCCAGGGCTACCTGCTCTCGGTGCTCGACGTCGCCGGCGTCGACCCGGTGGCCGCGGAGGAGCTGACGGTCATCCCGGGCGCCGAGGAGGTGCTGGCCCTGCTCGAGCTGCGGCTGCACGCCCGCTCGGGGGCCTGGGACGTGATCGTGGTCGACTGCGCCCCGACCGCGGAGACGCTGCGACTGCTCGCGCTGCCCGAGGCGCTGGGCTGGTACATGCAGCGGGTCTTTCCCGCCGAGCGCCGGATCGTCAAGGCGCTCCGGCCCGTGCTGAACCGCGCGGCCGGCGTCCCGATGCCCGGTGACCGGGTCTTCGACGCCGTCGAGCGGCTGCACGCCGAGCTGGACGAGGTGCGTCAGCTGCTGTCGGGTCCGGAGGCGAGCGTGCGGCTGGTGCTCACCCCCGAGTCGATCGTGCTCGCCGAGGCCCGCCGCTCCTACACGACGCTGTCGCTGTACGGCTACCGCGTCGACGGCGTCGTCGCCAACCGGGTCTTCCCGGCCGAGGACGCCGACGACTGGCGTGCCGGCTGGGTGCTGGCCCAGGACGACGTGCTCGTGCAGGTGGAGCAGTCCTTCGACGGGCTGCCGATCTGGCGCTCGGTCTACCGGCCCCGGGAGCCGGTCGGGGTCGCGGCGCTGACCGACCTCGCCCGCGAGGTGTACGGCGACTCCGACCCGCTGGCCCCGCCCGCGGGTGACGGGCCGTTCCGGATCCGCCGTACCTCCTCGGGAGCGGTGCTGCACCTCGCGCTGCCCCACGTCACCCGCGCCGACGTGGACCTCGCCCGCAACGGCGACGACCTGGTCGTGACCGTGGGGTCGTATCGTCGCGTCCTCACCCTGCCGTCGAGTCTCGCCCGGCTCCAGGTCGCCGGCGCGCGGGTCGAGGCGGGTGAGCTGCAGGTGAGGTTCCGTGAGGTGGCCGCGGCCCCGGAGAAGGAGCGCGCGTGA
- a CDS encoding ROK family glucokinase, translated as MTLACGVDVGGTKIAGGVIDEDGSIVEELRVVSPATSADAIEDAIAGLVTELSSRHEISAVGVGAAGYIDKARAIVMFAPNIAWRNVDLKTELEKRVDLPVVIENDANAAAWGEFRYGAGHDVDDLLLVTVGTGVGGGVVLDGELYRGAFGVGAEIGHMRVVPGGALCGCGNHGCFEQYASGSALVREARVSARGGSLLARHVLDLAGGDADKITGPLITEAARAGDPFAVEQLADLGKWLGEGIASLTAILDPAVVVIGGGVSEAGELLLGPTRAAFAAQLTGRGHRPSLEIRKARLGNRAGLIGAADLARR; from the coding sequence ATGACCCTGGCGTGTGGGGTGGACGTGGGCGGCACGAAGATCGCCGGCGGCGTCATCGACGAGGACGGCAGCATCGTCGAGGAGCTGCGGGTGGTCTCGCCGGCGACCAGCGCCGACGCCATCGAGGACGCCATCGCCGGTCTCGTCACCGAGCTGAGCTCGCGACACGAGATCTCCGCGGTCGGCGTGGGCGCCGCGGGCTACATCGACAAGGCGCGGGCGATCGTGATGTTCGCCCCCAACATCGCCTGGCGCAACGTCGACCTGAAGACCGAGCTCGAGAAGCGCGTCGACCTGCCGGTCGTGATCGAGAACGACGCGAACGCCGCCGCCTGGGGTGAGTTCCGCTACGGCGCCGGCCACGACGTCGACGACCTGCTGCTCGTGACCGTCGGCACCGGGGTCGGTGGTGGGGTCGTGCTCGACGGCGAGCTCTACCGCGGCGCCTTCGGCGTCGGCGCGGAGATCGGCCACATGCGCGTCGTCCCCGGCGGCGCCCTGTGCGGCTGCGGGAACCACGGCTGCTTCGAGCAGTACGCCAGCGGCAGCGCCCTGGTCCGGGAGGCCCGGGTCTCCGCGCGGGGCGGCTCGCTGCTCGCGCGGCACGTGCTCGACCTGGCCGGCGGGGATGCCGACAAGATCACCGGCCCGCTGATCACCGAGGCCGCCCGCGCGGGCGACCCGTTCGCGGTCGAGCAGCTGGCCGACCTCGGCAAGTGGCTCGGCGAGGGCATCGCCTCGCTCACCGCGATCCTCGACCCCGCGGTCGTCGTCATCGGCGGCGGCGTCAGCGAGGCGGGGGAGCTGCTGCTCGGCCCCACCCGGGCCGCGTTCGCAGCCCAGCTCACCGGCCGCGGGCACCGCCCGTCGCTGGAGATCCGCAAGGCCCGACTGGGCAACCGGGCGGGGCTGATCGGCGCCGCCGACCTCGCCCGGCGATAG
- a CDS encoding ROK family protein, with protein sequence MALFIGVDVGGTKVLASAVSASGRVLRTARRSTPGRLVDPVVVEDALTEAVQEVAGRRAIDGVGLAAAGFVDGAGERVMFAPHLPWRGEQVRARLMERWGTTVVLDNDANCAARAEVAFGAARGATDAIVVTLGTGIGGAVVLNGRVHRGSNGMAGEFGHMQVVPDGLVCECGGTGCWEQYCSGNALARHARSQLGRVPTLLDGLCGGDPADLVGPMVTQAADQGDQVALQAFASVGDWLGVGVANLVAAFDPDVVVVAGGVSAAGEHLLAPARSALARSLVGTGHRVVPPLLRATLGPEAGVVGAADKARSAVRSGGRRARALRRTRVGARAARRSGE encoded by the coding sequence ATGGCCCTCTTCATCGGCGTCGACGTCGGCGGCACCAAGGTGCTGGCCTCGGCCGTCAGCGCGAGCGGCCGGGTGCTGCGCACCGCACGCCGGTCCACCCCGGGCCGGCTGGTCGACCCGGTGGTCGTGGAGGACGCGCTGACCGAGGCGGTCCAGGAGGTCGCCGGTCGCCGGGCCATCGACGGGGTGGGCCTCGCCGCGGCCGGCTTCGTCGACGGCGCGGGCGAGCGGGTGATGTTCGCGCCGCACCTGCCCTGGCGCGGCGAGCAGGTGCGGGCCCGGCTGATGGAGCGCTGGGGCACCACCGTCGTCCTCGACAACGACGCCAACTGCGCGGCCCGGGCCGAGGTCGCCTTCGGCGCCGCCCGCGGGGCCACCGACGCGATCGTGGTCACCCTCGGCACCGGCATCGGCGGGGCGGTCGTGCTCAACGGCCGGGTGCACCGCGGCAGCAACGGGATGGCGGGGGAGTTCGGCCACATGCAGGTGGTCCCCGACGGACTGGTGTGCGAGTGCGGCGGCACCGGCTGCTGGGAGCAGTACTGCAGCGGCAACGCGCTCGCCCGGCACGCGCGCTCTCAGCTCGGCCGGGTCCCCACGCTGCTCGACGGGCTCTGCGGCGGCGACCCCGCCGACCTCGTCGGGCCGATGGTCACCCAGGCCGCCGACCAGGGCGACCAGGTGGCCCTCCAGGCGTTCGCGTCGGTCGGCGACTGGCTCGGCGTCGGCGTCGCCAACCTGGTCGCGGCCTTCGACCCCGACGTGGTCGTCGTCGCCGGCGGCGTCTCCGCCGCGGGCGAGCACCTGCTGGCGCCGGCCCGCTCCGCGCTGGCCCGCTCGCTCGTCGGCACCGGCCACCGGGTCGTCCCGCCGCTGCTGCGGGCGACCCTCGGCCCCGAGGCGGGCGTCGTCGGCGCCGCCGACAAGGCCCGCTCGGCTGTCCGCAGTGGCGGTCGGCGGGCGCGCGCGCTGCGTCGTACTCGGGTCGGTGCGCGGGCTGCGCGGCGGTCGGGGGAGTAA
- a CDS encoding alpha/beta fold hydrolase codes for MTMHPLATPLSVPARPELTGGRRVGVLICHGFTGQPASVKPWGEHLAALGYAVEVPRLPGHGTTWQEMNRTSWVDWYGELTRVFDKLCLDNDAVVVGGLSMGGALSLRVAAEHPDRVSGVVVVNPAVATKRFDVKLLPVLKHVLPSMPGIVDDIKKDGVTEHGYPRVPLRAAASMFGAWPALAGELSRITAPLLYFRSTVDHVVDELSEPLITGSVSSRDVTVVRLEESYHVATLDNDAPRIYADTADFVARVTAL; via the coding sequence ATGACGATGCACCCGCTGGCGACGCCACTCTCGGTCCCCGCGCGCCCCGAACTCACCGGCGGCCGGCGCGTCGGCGTGCTGATCTGCCACGGTTTCACCGGCCAGCCCGCCTCGGTCAAGCCGTGGGGGGAGCATCTCGCCGCGCTGGGGTACGCCGTCGAGGTCCCGCGCCTGCCCGGGCACGGCACCACCTGGCAGGAGATGAACCGCACGAGCTGGGTCGACTGGTACGGCGAGCTGACCCGGGTCTTCGACAAGCTCTGCCTGGACAACGACGCGGTCGTCGTCGGCGGGCTCTCCATGGGCGGCGCGTTGAGCCTGCGGGTCGCCGCCGAGCATCCCGACCGGGTCTCGGGCGTGGTCGTCGTCAACCCCGCGGTCGCGACCAAGCGCTTCGACGTCAAGCTGCTGCCCGTGCTCAAGCACGTGCTCCCCTCGATGCCCGGCATCGTCGACGACATCAAGAAGGACGGCGTGACCGAGCACGGCTACCCGCGGGTGCCGCTGCGGGCCGCCGCCTCGATGTTCGGGGCCTGGCCGGCGCTCGCCGGTGAGCTGTCGAGGATCACCGCTCCGCTGCTGTACTTCCGCTCCACCGTCGACCACGTGGTCGACGAGCTGTCCGAGCCGCTCATCACCGGCTCGGTCTCCTCGCGCGACGTCACCGTCGTACGCCTCGAGGAGAGCTACCACGTCGCGACGCTCGACAACGACGCACCGCGCATCTACGCCGACACGGCCGACTTCGTGGCCCGGGTGACCGCGCTCTAG
- a CDS encoding lysophospholipid acyltransferase family protein, whose amino-acid sequence MFYWFLKWIALGPALRVVFRPQVIGADNVPLEGPAILASNHLSYADWLFMPLTLSRRVTFVAKAEYFTTPGIKGWFQRQFFSGAGQVPIDRSGASAAEGALSAAKRILDEGDLFGIYPEGTRSHDGKLYRGKTGVARLALETGVPVIPVAVVGTDVVAPPGKKFGRLVRPVVRFGKPLDFSRYEGMENDRFILRSITDEIMYEIMRLSDQEYVDKYASRAKEESKKAEQAAAADEQKKAS is encoded by the coding sequence GTGTTCTACTGGTTCCTGAAGTGGATCGCGCTGGGGCCGGCGCTCCGCGTCGTGTTCCGCCCCCAGGTGATCGGGGCCGACAACGTCCCGCTGGAGGGCCCGGCGATCCTCGCCAGCAACCACCTCTCGTACGCCGACTGGCTGTTCATGCCGCTCACCCTGTCGCGGCGGGTGACGTTCGTGGCGAAGGCCGAGTACTTCACCACCCCCGGTATCAAGGGCTGGTTCCAGCGGCAGTTCTTCTCCGGTGCCGGCCAGGTGCCGATCGACCGCTCCGGTGCCTCGGCGGCCGAGGGTGCGCTGAGTGCCGCCAAGCGGATCCTCGACGAGGGGGACCTGTTCGGCATCTACCCCGAGGGCACCCGCTCCCACGACGGGAAGCTGTACCGCGGCAAGACGGGCGTCGCCCGGCTGGCGCTCGAGACCGGCGTGCCCGTGATCCCGGTGGCCGTCGTCGGCACCGACGTGGTCGCGCCGCCGGGCAAGAAGTTCGGGCGGCTGGTGCGGCCGGTGGTGCGCTTCGGCAAGCCGCTGGACTTCTCCCGCTACGAGGGCATGGAGAACGACCGGTTCATCCTGCGTTCGATCACCGACGAGATCATGTACGAGATCATGCGGCTCTCCGACCAGGAGTACGTCGACAAGTACGCCTCCCGCGCCAAGGAGGAGTCGAAGAAGGCCGAGCAGGCGGCCGCGGCGGACGAGCAGAAGAAGGCGTCCTGA
- a CDS encoding DUF5931 domain-containing protein has product MGWRRPETTVEDRLFRALALLRVVLLVNAVGLNLYRADNFQRPVAGLVLTLTMVGWTAFTVWAYADPARRNRVVLGLDLAVALALLLATPLVKGAGFSATVPGFWVMGALLAWAVHWRWQGGLAAALVLALADLGIRQEISQTNYGNAYLLVIGGVVIGGLADSLQRMAEHRDAAEREAAAAAERARLARAVHDGVLQVLALVQRRGAELGGEAAELGRLAGEQETVLRGLIHAQDALPAADGGAGTVDVAAELARLARPGVVVAGPGVPVELAGYAGRELVAAVAACLDNVARHAPGASAWVLLEALPDRVEVSVRDDGPGIPEGRLGEAADQGRLGVRESICGRVSDLGGTATLTTGADGTEWELTVPREAR; this is encoded by the coding sequence ATCGGCTGGCGCCGGCCCGAGACGACGGTCGAGGACCGGCTGTTCCGGGCCCTCGCGCTGCTGCGGGTGGTCCTGCTCGTCAACGCGGTCGGGCTCAACCTCTACCGCGCGGACAACTTCCAGCGCCCGGTCGCAGGTCTGGTCCTGACCCTGACGATGGTCGGCTGGACGGCCTTCACGGTCTGGGCGTACGCCGACCCGGCGCGCCGCAACCGCGTCGTGCTGGGCCTCGACCTGGCGGTCGCCCTCGCCCTGCTGCTGGCCACCCCCCTGGTGAAGGGCGCCGGGTTCAGCGCGACGGTGCCCGGCTTCTGGGTGATGGGCGCGCTGCTGGCCTGGGCGGTGCACTGGCGCTGGCAGGGCGGCCTGGCCGCCGCGCTCGTGCTGGCGCTCGCCGACCTCGGCATCCGGCAGGAGATCAGTCAGACCAACTACGGCAACGCCTACCTGCTGGTGATCGGGGGCGTCGTCATCGGCGGGCTGGCCGACTCGCTGCAGCGGATGGCCGAGCACCGCGACGCCGCGGAGCGCGAGGCGGCGGCCGCGGCCGAGCGGGCCCGGCTCGCGCGGGCCGTGCACGACGGGGTGTTGCAGGTGCTGGCGCTGGTGCAGCGCCGCGGCGCGGAGCTCGGGGGCGAGGCGGCCGAGCTGGGCCGGCTGGCCGGGGAGCAGGAGACCGTGCTGCGCGGCCTGATCCACGCGCAGGACGCGCTGCCCGCCGCGGACGGCGGGGCGGGCACGGTCGACGTGGCCGCGGAGCTCGCCCGGCTCGCGCGGCCCGGCGTCGTGGTCGCGGGCCCCGGCGTACCCGTCGAGCTGGCGGGGTACGCCGGCCGCGAGCTGGTGGCCGCGGTCGCGGCCTGCCTCGACAACGTCGCCCGCCACGCGCCCGGGGCCTCGGCCTGGGTGCTGCTGGAGGCGCTTCCGGACCGGGTGGAGGTCTCGGTGCGCGACGACGGCCCCGGCATCCCCGAGGGCCGGCTCGGCGAGGCCGCCGACCAGGGTCGGCTCGGCGTGCGCGAGTCGATCTGCGGCCGGGTCTCCGACCTGGGCGGCACCGCGACCCTGACCACCGGGGCCGACGGCACCGAGTGGGAGCTCACCGTCCCGCGGGAGGCCCGATGA
- a CDS encoding flavin reductase family protein codes for MTIHSTHPFADPEPDPVRRLRGRLGGAVSLWTAGDLDDRHGRAGLTVSSLMVAAGEPARLLALIDPDSDLADVVADSGRCVVQLLSWEHRGLAEAFAGTAPAPGGPFLLAAFEQTSWGPRLAGATTWAGVRVETTGTVGWSTQLTCVVEEIVVGDDRDPLAHRRGRWLRPAPEDNH; via the coding sequence ATGACCATCCACAGCACGCACCCGTTCGCCGACCCCGAGCCCGACCCGGTACGCCGCCTCCGCGGCCGACTCGGCGGCGCGGTCTCGCTGTGGACCGCGGGCGACCTCGACGACCGGCACGGGCGGGCCGGGCTGACCGTGAGCTCGCTGATGGTCGCCGCCGGGGAGCCGGCGCGGCTGCTGGCGCTGATCGATCCCGACTCCGACCTCGCCGACGTGGTGGCCGACTCCGGGCGGTGCGTCGTCCAGCTGCTCTCCTGGGAGCACCGCGGCCTGGCCGAGGCGTTCGCCGGCACCGCCCCGGCTCCCGGCGGCCCGTTCCTGCTGGCCGCTTTCGAGCAGACGTCGTGGGGTCCTCGGCTGGCGGGCGCGACCACCTGGGCCGGCGTACGCGTCGAGACGACCGGGACCGTCGGCTGGTCGACGCAGCTGACCTGCGTGGTGGAGGAGATCGTCGTCGGCGACGACCGCGACCCGCTGGCCCACCGACGGGGGCGGTGGCTGCGTCCGGCGCCCGAGGACAACCACTAG
- a CDS encoding response regulator transcription factor: protein MDEQPIRVMVVDDHPMWRDAVERDLQVAGFDVVGVAANGAEALARFRAVRPQVLVLDLQIPAPNGVEVTAEVLRHDPSARVLILSASGEQADVLEAVKAGATGYLVKSASREELLDAVRRVAAGDTVFTPGLAGLVLGEYRRLSEPTAAQDGFPELTERETEVLKMVAKGLSYRQIAERLVLSHRTVQNHVQNTLRKLQMHNRVELTRYAIERGLDDADA, encoded by the coding sequence ATGGACGAGCAGCCGATCCGCGTCATGGTCGTCGACGACCACCCCATGTGGCGCGACGCCGTCGAGCGCGACCTGCAGGTGGCGGGCTTCGACGTGGTGGGAGTCGCCGCGAACGGCGCCGAGGCGCTGGCCCGGTTCCGGGCGGTGCGGCCGCAGGTGCTGGTGCTCGACCTGCAGATCCCGGCCCCGAACGGCGTCGAGGTCACCGCCGAGGTGCTCCGCCACGACCCGTCGGCGCGGGTGCTGATCCTCTCCGCCTCCGGCGAGCAGGCCGACGTCCTGGAGGCGGTCAAGGCCGGCGCCACCGGGTACCTGGTGAAGTCGGCGTCGCGCGAGGAGCTGCTCGACGCCGTACGCCGGGTCGCCGCGGGAGACACCGTCTTCACTCCGGGGCTGGCGGGCCTGGTGCTGGGGGAGTACCGGCGGCTCAGTGAGCCGACCGCCGCGCAGGACGGCTTCCCCGAGTTGACCGAGCGCGAGACCGAGGTGTTGAAGATGGTGGCCAAGGGGCTGTCGTACCGCCAGATCGCCGAGCGGCTGGTGCTCTCGCACCGGACCGTCCAGAACCACGTGCAGAACACGCTGCGCAAGCTCCAGATGCACAACCGGGTGGAGCTGACCCGCTACGCGATCGAGCGGGGGCTCGACGATGCCGACGCGTAG
- a CDS encoding arylamine N-acetyltransferase, whose product MPTRRYLQRLQIDAGAPPTLDTLFLVHDRHLQHVPYENLGIMLGLPPSVDPETCLDRVGRVGRAGYCLHQNAALELVLNDLGFTVERRHGHVWHDEAQRTGPLNHLVLVVTDLPTAGNPGGRWWADVGLGEGFRLPLPLVEGEQVQDGFRYRLDDVRPDGWSFRNDASGSFVGVEVTDGDTGPGAMVAAHAELSAPGEGRFARIVVVQRRDTEGIWEVRGCLLRRVTPTGVTETVLASYDDWRAALAEQLQVPLDDLPQEPLRELHARSWAAHQEWETAGRP is encoded by the coding sequence ATGCCGACGCGTAGGTACCTCCAGCGGCTGCAGATCGACGCCGGAGCACCGCCGACCCTGGACACCCTGTTCCTGGTCCACGACCGGCACCTGCAGCACGTGCCGTACGAGAACCTCGGCATCATGCTCGGCCTGCCGCCGTCGGTCGACCCGGAGACCTGCCTGGACCGGGTCGGCCGGGTCGGTCGGGCCGGCTACTGCCTCCACCAGAACGCCGCCCTGGAGCTGGTGCTGAACGACCTCGGGTTCACCGTGGAGCGGCGGCACGGGCACGTGTGGCACGACGAGGCGCAGCGGACCGGCCCGCTCAACCACCTGGTGCTGGTGGTGACCGACCTGCCGACTGCCGGCAACCCCGGCGGCCGCTGGTGGGCCGACGTCGGCCTGGGTGAGGGGTTCCGGCTCCCGCTGCCGCTGGTCGAGGGTGAGCAGGTGCAGGACGGCTTCCGCTACCGGCTCGACGACGTCCGGCCCGACGGCTGGTCCTTCCGCAACGACGCGTCCGGCTCGTTCGTCGGGGTGGAGGTCACCGACGGCGACACCGGGCCCGGGGCGATGGTGGCCGCGCACGCCGAGCTGTCCGCCCCGGGCGAGGGACGGTTCGCCCGGATCGTGGTCGTCCAGCGGCGCGACACCGAGGGGATCTGGGAGGTGCGCGGCTGCCTGCTGCGCCGGGTGACCCCGACCGGCGTCACCGAGACCGTGCTGGCGTCGTACGACGACTGGCGCGCCGCGCTGGCCGAGCAGCTGCAGGTGCCGCTCGACGACCTCCCGCAGGAGCCGTTGCGCGAGCTGCACGCCCGGAGCTGGGCGGCGCACCAGGAGTGGGAGACGGCCGGTCGGCCATGA